ATGCGGGTCGTATTTGTCGCGAAGGGTCTTCATTTGCGTCATGTGTTCCTCGGAGACGCCGTTGTTGCCGGACTCATAAAATAGGATGCTGGGGTTGTTGCGATTATAGATAATGGCGTCGCGCATGATCTCCAAACGCTGCTCCCAGCGGCGTCCGCCAACGTCCTTTTCGGAATCGCCGGCGGGCATGGCCTGAATAAGGCCGACGCGGTCGCAGGATTCGACATCCTGCTTCCACGGAGTGATGTGCATCCAGCGCACGAGATTGCCGCCGCTCGCGACCATGAGGCCGTTGCTGTAATCGCTGAGCCACGCGGGCACACTCGCGCCGATGGCGGGCCACTCGTTCGAAGTGCGCTGCGCGTAGCCGTGCATCTGGATAACGCGGTCGTTGAGTTTTACCATGCCGTTTGCGAACTCGGTTTTGCGGAAACCAGTGCGCGTGATGACGGTGTCAGAAGGTTTGCCATCGACGAGCAGCGTGGTGCGCACGTCGTAGAGCGTACCGTGCCCCCAACTCCAAAAATCGATGTTGGCGGCGCGGACGCTGGCTTTGACGATGGCGGTTTTACCACGCGCGAGCGTGGTAGGCACGGATGCGCTGGCCTTCAGGCCGAGCGCGGGGATTTCCATTGTGTATAAAAACGTCTGCGTCCCGCCGGTTTCGTTGCGCACCTCGGATTCGGCGTGAATGGTGGCGGCGTGGCTGGCGATGTCGAAATCGGTTGCGTAGATATAAACACCGGTCGTCTGGAGATTGGAATAGAGCGGAAGCGTTTGATATAATTTCCCGGTGACGTGCAGGCGGACGTTTTTCGTAATGCCGCCGTAGTTGGCGTTGAAGTTTTTGTCGGCCCACTGGTAGCGCTGACGTGTGGCCTTCTCGCGGTAATCCCATGCGTTGTCAGTGCGCACGGCGACGACATTCCCGCCCGCGACGACATGCGGCGTGATGTCGAAACCAAACGACATGACTCCGTTTTCGCTCAAGCCGGCGCGTTTGCCGTTTATATACACCTCGGCAGCCTGGCGCACCCCCTCGAACTCTATGAACACTTTCGCATCCTTGAGTTGACCGGCGGTCAGCGTGAAGTGTTTTCTATACCACGCGATGCCGGTGGAGTGGTCCTTGATGTCCTTGCGGAAGGCGTCGTCCTCGTTCCATGCGCGCGGGAGCGTTACGAGTTTCCAACGAGAATCGTCGAAGCGTTTTGCACCGGCATCCGCCGGATCGCCGACGTGGAGAAGCCAGTCGAGATTGAGGTTGTAAGACTCGCGCCCGGCAAAGGCGGAATGCGTGAAAAGAAGGCCGGCTATTATACAGAGGATTCTTGCGGGACTCATGATATTATTGAAATGCGATTATTTAAGGGTTACAAAATATTTTTGAACCGCAGATGAGCGGATAAAAAATGACGCCGCCTTGATCCGTGTTTAATGAACAAAAGGAGGAGGCAGTCAGTTTAGGTTCAAAGCTTATGCTCAGCCAGCGGCTTGACGCGCCCGCATTCTCCAGCTTAAACATCCAGCCTAAACTGATTGCTTCCACATCATTCAAAGCAAGGAACCCTATTACTCCTCCGCCTTCACGGGGCCGATGTTGGTTATCGCATTGTCCTTGTCGAAAAGCTTCAGCCAATACCAATACTGTTTGCCCGTGTCAGAAATTGTGTCCACATAGGCTATATCGCCGCGACGGCAGACTTTCACCCTTTTGCGATTTTTGACATCCGGTTTATCGTTGCGGATGATCTCGACACGGCGCCAGTTCCCTTCGGGAAGCGTCCATGTGAGCGTGACCTTGTCCCCTTTGCGCCCAGCTTTGAGGCTGCCGTTTGTTTGGGCGGCTGCGGCGGCTTCCGGCTGCTTTGGTTCCGATTGTTTTTCCGAAGCAGCCCAAACGGTGCTTGATAAAACGATGGAGGCAATGCTACCGAAGACGAAGAGCCATTTTATGATATTATTCATGATCATGTGTTATGTATATTTGGATTTTTGGTTGTGCGGTGGGTTTTGAGAATCACCATGCGGTGTTTTCAAAATTGTTTTCAGGCCCCATGGTGCGCGCAGAGTCATCAGCTTCCCTCGGGTTTGATTAAGTCGCGCGCGGGCGGGCTTGGCGGTATCGCAAAGGCCGAGGGGGCGTCGGGCTGTCCAGGGTTGAACTTGCCGACGTCGGGCGCGAGGCGCGGAGCCAGTTCGGGAACGACGGCGCGGATCTCCTCGACAATGCAGCGGGCAAGCTCGTAGGCGCCGTAGTTGCTGAAATGCGAATTATCAGCGATTGGCTTGGGCTGGTTTGGGTAGGTGTTTGCGGGGACGTGCACGAAGGCGGCCTTGGATTTTTCCTGGCCGAGCGCGACAAACAGGCGCCCGCTGGCTGCATGCAGGTCGATGAAGGGAATTTTTTTCTCCTCCGCGACCTTGCGCACGGCAGCAGGATAATCGCCAAGCGTGTCTACGAGCGAACCGTCTTTCGCGAAGCGGCGGCGATACATGGGGGAAATCAGCACGGGTTTTCCTTGTTTTTCGGCGATAGCGTCAACGTATTGGCGGAGATTCCCGGCGTAGGTGGTGAAGGCACCGCCACCCTTTTCCTTCATGTCGTTATGACCAAATTGTATGAACACATAATCGCCCGGCTTGATTGTGCTGAGGATTTTATCGAGACGGTTTTGCCGACGGAAGGAGCTGAGCGTGAGGCCGGACTGGGCGTAGTTAGCGACAACCGTGCCCGGTGCGAAAAAGCGCGGGAGCATCTGGCCCCATGATGTCCAAGGCTCCCTCGGGCCGTCGGTCACGGTGGAATCGCCCGCGAGGAATACGGTCAGCGCGGAGTCGTTGCGTCTGATTTCCAAGCCAGCGACGGATGGATGTGGTCCGTTGAATTCGAGCGTGAGCCTGCCATCCCAATTCGCGGAGTCGGCTTCGCCCGGTTTCAGGGAAACGTTTTTGAACGTGCCTGCGATGGGCGGCGTGTGGACATTGACCGTGAAGGTTCGCGCGATGAAAGCGCCCTTGGCGGTTTTTACGGATTCGAGCATCAGTCGGCGATTCTCGGCCTTGATGGTGGTGTCGGATGCGGCGGACGGGTCGCCGAGATGGACGGTGACGTCGTAGTTACCCTCGGGCAGGTCTACCGCAAAGAAAAACGGTTTGTCGCTTGTGAGCGCGCCGGTTTTGAACGCGGCGTTGCCGTTTGCAGGCACGTCGCGAAGACCGTCGGCACTGACAAAGCCATGGCCGCGTTCTTGCGTGTAGGCGGCGCCGATGCCGGGGCCGAAATCGAAGCGCTCCGGCACGGAGCCGGCGGCGCAAACCGTGGTGGCAAAAACGGACGCAAATACAAGGGGAACGCAATGTTGTTTGTGCATGATGTTAAAAACGAGTGTTAAGGTGCAAAGGCCAACCACTGGGGGCGCGCGGTGTCGCGAGTCTCCACGTTCGCATGGGTTCAGGCATCGACGGCAGGGCCGGCATCCAGTTTGGATGCCTCGGCAATGGTTTTGTTTTTCGGATAGCGTTTCGCGGCTTCACGCAGGAAGGCGGCGAGACCGGCGTCCGGGGCGACGGAGCTATGGGTGACCACCTCGGCTAGCGTGGTGCAAAGGTCCTCGGTGGTCAGGCCGCCGGCGAGCGCGCCGCTCAATACGGAGATCAACTCAGAGGTTTCCTCCGCGCCGAGTTTCGCGCCGGGCAGCTTGATGGCGAGCGTGTCCTTGAGCCGGATGCGGGCGGCGGTGATGTAGGCGCGGGGCGGTGGCTTGGGCAGGGCCAGCAGCGGTTGGATGAGCTTGCGGGCGCGGGACTCGGAGCCGGATTGTTGCTCGAGCATGGCGAGTATGGCGAGCATGGCGGGATCGCGCTCGCCGCGCCAGTAGGCGACGCGCAGCTCGTTGAGGGCCTTCGCGAGGGCACCCTGCGCAATATGCACCTCGGCCTTGATGCGGGCGACCTCCGCCTGCGTGGCTTCGCGGTAAACCGGCGGGGGCATCGGCGGGATGTCGCCCTTTATATCCATGCTTTTATAGAAGGCAAAATCGCGCGAATAGACAGCGAGGTTTGTTTCCATGCGGCTTATGCCGGAGTTGAACAGGCCGGAGCCGAAGGTTTCATTGAACAACGCCTCGGTCGGCGGCTCGCCGCGCTCGAGCCTGTCCACAAATTTCATGAAGCGTGGAGCGAATTTCCCCTTTTCGGCGTAGAGGCCGTAGTGGACAAAGACGGAGGCGAGCCGCGACTCTTCGGTGGTAAAGCTGTCGCCGTCCTTTTTTTGAAAAATATCGGAGAGATTAGGCATATGGCGTCCGGTGAATTTATCGCGCACAAGGGCGAATTGGATGTGGGTTTGCGAAACCTGCGTGCTGCCGAGGAGGCTGCCGAGACCGCGGGCAAACCAAGGCGGCGGTTTTTGCGCGAGCGAGTTGAGCGCGAACATGCTCAACTCGTAGCTCAAGGTCGCGGCGAGGCGCTCCTCGCTGGGGCGCTCCGCGCCCGCCGCCGGGTCGCCGGCGCGGATGAGCGCAGTGAGCGGGCCTCCATTTGCCACCAGTTTCACAAAACCTTCCGCGAGCGGTTTTGTCTCGTATTCCTCCGAGGCTTGGCGCTCTTCGGTTCTGCGCGCGTTCTCGCCCGGCGGCACGGGGGGGGCCAAGCCGGTCTCCTCGCCGGGTTCCGGGACCGCGCCGAGGCCGTATTCGGCCGCAAACGCCCGGGAAGCGTCGGCGGCCACGATGAAGCCGCTGGCCTCCACGCCGGTGGCGTCGGCTCCGTCCGCTAGGGGCAATGCGGTGTCCGGCACGATGGGGTCGCCCTCCCAGGCCCCGCTCAATTGCAACACCGGACCCGGCAGCGACAGGAACTGCTGGTTGATGTCAACGACGACATACACGGGTGACTTCGGCAGGGCCTGCGTGAGCATCGGCCAGATATAGGTGGCGGCGAACTGGCGCAACTGCAATTCCTCGACGAGCACCCTGGTCTGGCTGGCGTTGAGGTTGGAGAGCATTTCATAGCCGGGCGCGACGATGCTGCGCTTGCCGCGCAGCAGCTCCAGCGCGGGCACCTTTACATAGTGCCATTGCTCGGGGGGCGGCAGGATGCGGCTGTCGCGCACCACATACGGCTCCATTTCGACGAGGGGGCCGGAGGTTTCCGCTTTTTTTGCGGATGGTTTTTCCTGTCCGGACGCGCTCCCCAAAAACAAGGTAGCGCACAGCAGGCAAAACAGAATGTTTTTCATCATAATAAAGAATCCTTAAATGTGGATGGCTCGTCGCCTTTTGTTCATTCCATGGTTTTTGAACTGCCTTTGGGGGCAAATTCGGCCTTAACCGGGCCTTGCACAACAAACGTCCCCTCATGCAGCAATGCCTCAATCCAATACCAATAATCCGCCTCGGGGTCGGGCAATTCATCAATCCTGCTGCTGCTCCATTCCAAGGTCGTAAGGATTTCTTGTCGGTTGTTCTTGGGATTAGTGGATCTTATAATCCTTATGTGTCGATACTTTATATTGGGAAAACTCCACGCTATGGTGGCGGTAGCGTTGTCACGACGGACCTGCCACGGATATTTGTCTGAAATCCTTGAATAACTGCCAATTTTCCGATCATCGGCCCCAACCCTCACCGGCCCCAAGGTTTTCGCTCCTCCTTCCGGTGGCGTGACTTTGAGCCAATACCAATAGGAGCTGGTATCGGGCAGAGTGTCTTCATACCGTCTTGTTTCGGGCTTCAGGAGCGCCGATCGATGCCTATTCCTTGGCCTGCCCGTGGTATTCCTGAGAACTTCAATGGATTTGCATGCCGAAAAATCATGGAACCATTCCAAGCTGACGAGATGGCCGTTTCTGGTTGCTGAAAAGACGGCGGCGGGAGCCACGCCATCCTCATATATGATGTCGGGCACAACGGCTTTCTGTTGCGCTTCCTTTGAGCAAGACGCCCCAAGAAGCATGCAAAACAACCCGACGAGATGGATGCTGATTTTGATTTTCATATGGGCATGGATTGTTGAAAATATAATAGGGAGAACACGCATTCAGTCATTCTCCCCGGAGACGGGCATCCCCAGTTTTCCAATGATTCCGCGCTTCAAGCGATCCCCTTCCATTTCAATGACACCGCAATCAAACCAAGCCCTGCATGGGTTGATATTTGTCGCGAATATCAAATTCCGCAAATCCCCGGCACCGACCAGCAAGATATGATTTTCCCGATTTGAGGGGTTCCGGCATATTGCCATGAACGCGGATTCGCCGGAGAAGGGACGCCCGCTTATTGCCAATTCGCCATTCCCCACTTTCACGGGCAGCCCCAACTCCAGTTTTTTCCAAACGCTGTTGCTTTCGGGATTCCCAACCAGAATCAATGATTTGGTTTTCAAGTCATCTTTCGTAACGTCCCTGTCTTTTTTTACAATAAAATCAGCGCCGTAAAACTGCCGGTTATACATCCCCGACAACAAGCGCATGGCCGCGCGGATGTGGAATGCGCCCCCCGGACCGGACGAAGCCCCCTCGACGACAATAAACGGGCGGGAAAATATCTCCGATATTGGACCGGCATAGCCGGATTCGTCGAGGCCATTGGCCGGGGCGCTGTCATGCCCGTCATTTTTGCAATGGGCCAGCCATCCAAAAATCATATCCCAAAGCTCCACACCGGTTGGACGCCTGCCCAGCAAATGCTTGATATCGTTCCGTAGAGGCAACGCTGCTTGCAAGAACTCTTCGGACAGCTTCATTTCCCCGTGGCCTTCCGTCCTTGAGCCATCGTTAAGAACAAATATATTAATCCCCGGATTATTAGCAACCCTCCCGGAAGGATTGATTGCCTCAAGCCACTCATCCAACGACCCCGGCGAATCTTTCTCGATTGATGCTTTTCCGTCGAAAATCGCCCGATCATAAACGATGGCTGCAAAGCGTTTGGGATATTTCATAACCAGTCGCCCGGCGTAAAAGCCACCGCTGCAAATCCCATAGAGACTTATCCTTGAGGCATCAATATTGTAATCTTTCTCAACGGCCCTTAACGCCTCCCCGGCATGAACGGATTCATACGACCAGCCCTCGGGGGCGTTTCTGTATCCAGGCCATAGAATTCCAACCCCGTGCTTCTCGGCGAACCTGCAAATTTGAACGGCATTGCGGTGCGACGCCATGAAGGGGCTCTCAATAAACGGCCTGCCCCTTGCGGATATGGCCGTCGGCATGATGAGCATCAGGGGAATGCCCCGGGCGCGCGTGTAATTTGACGGAATGTATAGTCGGTAGAATTGCCGGGAGCGGTCAATTTCAGAGGTAAATCCACGAATGTGCAATCCTGGGGTGTCCCTGGCATAATCTCCGGTGTTTCTTTCCCTCAGTTTCATCAACTCTGACAGGCTTCCGAGCGTGTAAACAACCTTTTCCTGCCACGCACGGTTGTTTGCATCGTAATTTGATTTGTCCAAAAGAATCTTCCCTCGTATGATCTGTGCCTCAATGTTGAGTTGAGCGCCATCGTCCCATGAGAACTTTGCGAGCGCGTTTTTCATATCCTCGAACACTCTCCGGGGGGAGCCCACCAAGAAATACTCATAAGCCTCGTCCTTGTTCGATTTGTAGGAAATTTTATAGAATCCCTCGCCCAGATAATCCAGGCCATTTCGCAAGACACTGCCGCTTCTGAGGCTTTCTTTTTTCAGCACTATTTGGCCGGTCGCCATGTCATGAACTTCCACAGAGACGGCCAATCTGCCCAACAAATCATCCCATTTGAGCGTCGGAACCTCGCGATCGCTCGCCTTGGCATATATTTGTTTGTTTAAAAAGCCCCCCGTCGTATTCCACGCGGCTTGAAAATCCTTGGATTGATCCAGCGCCATCAACATCCGGAGCCTCGGAGGACCGGC
This genomic stretch from Termitidicoccus mucosus harbors:
- a CDS encoding rhamnogalacturonan acetylesterase codes for the protein MHKQHCVPLVFASVFATTVCAAGSVPERFDFGPGIGAAYTQERGHGFVSADGLRDVPANGNAAFKTGALTSDKPFFFAVDLPEGNYDVTVHLGDPSAASDTTIKAENRRLMLESVKTAKGAFIARTFTVNVHTPPIAGTFKNVSLKPGEADSANWDGRLTLEFNGPHPSVAGLEIRRNDSALTVFLAGDSTVTDGPREPWTSWGQMLPRFFAPGTVVANYAQSGLTLSSFRRQNRLDKILSTIKPGDYVFIQFGHNDMKEKGGGAFTTYAGNLRQYVDAIAEKQGKPVLISPMYRRRFAKDGSLVDTLGDYPAAVRKVAEEKKIPFIDLHAASGRLFVALGQEKSKAAFVHVPANTYPNQPKPIADNSHFSNYGAYELARCIVEEIRAVVPELAPRLAPDVGKFNPGQPDAPSAFAIPPSPPARDLIKPEGS